The genomic region ATCAATACGGTAAAAATATATGCTATGTTTTACCGACATGCCTCACTGGTATTCTAAGACAAAGCTGCATTTTCTATCTACAGCAATGTTTAAATATCAGAACTGatagcatttaaaaatatagaatatttaCAACGAcgtggcatacatatgtacatataagtatatatatttatgtcacATTGTGTTGAACTACTATCAGGTAATAGCGAAAAGGCATAGTAAAAGTTATTGCTTATTGTAAGAGTTTATTTGGTATTAAGAGTCTGtcacatttgtttattttaggcGTCgtcatcaaaataaataatatttctcgatgttttaaaaatagcGACGTTTGAACATACAATCAATGCTTTCTATGCATTTGTGCAGAGGCGAATGtgatattttatgttaaaaacGTTACATACATGTTCACTAAAGATTTGATCCGAATTATCTTATGTGAAAAAATGTCAgattgaattttcaaaatcattcTATGACAAGCcctcaaaacttttttttataggaaataatttatttatgttccTATTTGGGCATTAAGCAAAACCTGTTTATTATTCAATATCAGTTTAGGAAAGCCTAGTGATATCAATGATGTGAAAATTTACGTAACATAATCCAATTGGAGTTTTAATACTTATTTGGGTAAAGGTATggttacatttttaatataaatccgGAGATACAATTCGAGTAGTTAGTTCtatagcataaaatttttacaataatactttatacatatgtatgtataagttgcCGTAGCAATTCAGTACGATTTTCTTAAGTGTATTAAGAATGTGAAGTCATTATCGTTCAAAATTAAGATCATATTAAAATACTTTCTTTCTTAGTGACGTTGAACAAGTTTCCGTCTCTTTTCATATAGCACTCAGGCGAAGAGCCCCCTTTTCCATTTCGAATGCAAATTATCAAATATTGATCAATTGAtttataaaataacattattactttttatatttcatcATTTATAATTGTCTATTGACTTATGTACGCATGTTTTGTAGGCTGCTTTTTGTTAATGATTACTAAAGACACTAGTATACCAGATATTGCGTGTTGCTATAGTTTGCTGTATTAGTTGCCTAGCTAAATGGCTGAGTCATCAGTTTGTTGTTGCCGAAGTTTGCTTATGCGGTAAACAGATTTGTGAGAGGCTGGTTCTTTTCGGACGCTTATAGTATGAAGTTGCTATTACGGTTTATAACCACAGTACCAGTGGCAGTAACGCTAGTCAGCAGCATTGTGAACGTTGGATGACTGAAAAGAGCTGTGGAAGTTGCTGacacaaatttgtattttgctttGTTGAAAAGTTTGCGCTTTTCTAGTCatattttcgttattttctATCTGCTATAAtctttgcttttatttcaatatgtgGTTATTCATTTAGATTTTAACCGTGAACGCCAACGGACGAACACgagcaaaataatttaaaattgaatcgTGGATTGAGTACAAAATGCTCCTTTGACCTAAGTTTGAAGTTAAACAAGTGCAATATTAGCTTTAATCCCGAAAATTAGTATACGGCTAAAATGAAAATAGAGCCGTCcaaattaattttgtgttttatttctatatacaattaatatacagcaacagcaatcttaaagctaaataaataaaatgtataccatacgtacatatgtatatgcatatatagtagCAAGCAAAAAAGTTTCCACATGCTAAGACTGcttcaattaaaaatgtttctttttgaataattGAAATGTGATATTACAAATAAACTACGATCGCTGAGAAAAGAGAAAGTGTGTTGTGTTCTGTTACCTTTTCCGCAACTTTTGTGGCTCAGTGCttattaatgtatatgtacattgcaTATACCCCGACTTATTACATATCAAAAGTAATTTCACTCTGCTTTTGCCGCATGAGCTTAcatttgtcattgttgttgaaAACATGACAGACTCCGAACCGGTCAGTTTGGAGTTCATCGAAGATCCATACTTGCCCAAATTGGATAATATCACAACTCCATCACTAGATGAGGATACCGAATTGGATGATCAATTGGTGGACTTGGCCGATTGGACAAATGAGACTGAACAATACTTAAGAGATTTAACATTAGATCAAATTTTTTACGATGTAGATTCAGATTATACGAACACGCTTGAACTTCAGGCTGTCGAAACGGAATTTATAGCAACGAAACTAGCCAATCAATTGCCTTCAACGTCAATCGCAAAACGCTTCCGATTACGATTCTTTACGAAACGTTCAATGCGTGAGGTTAAAGTGACGTTTATTGATTTCTCTAAACCATATTTAGCCAAGATTTCGAGTAGTGAGAATTATAAGAAATTCCTAAATATTGGTTCCACAATTACCAAAGGTACGCACCTATATGATCgttgcgtttttttatatttatcttgtacaaaaaatgtttctttttttaaatttcgtgtAAACAGTAAGTTATGTCCCAAACAtacagtatttatttttatttaaaaatttttctttgctcCTTATTTCGCTTAGTTTTGTCGCAAATAAAGATACGAGgtactatactatatattccctttcttgtaaattatttttgctttaatgtttgttattttatctttcgtttccgaTGGGTTTAAACGGACTATGaatttcattctttttttttgtcattttgaaaagctttttgCGTAGGTTATAGTCATTATTAAGCgtttataattattaagaaaaagtgttcgatttgattttaatttttttcatgattGTCTACAGAAGGTTTCCCATTTTGATATGTCTTGATGTCTTTATTGGACTTTACCCAGCTAGTTCAGCGTTTACTTGaattttaagttataaatgtatataacataAATGTTATATCTTAaagtataaacacattttaacCGAACttcaaacttttgtttttttgtctcgtttttccaaaaaatttcttGTGTAAAATCGAAGTttgtaagtatataatatataattatgatATGCATAACATATGAACAAAAAGTTTAGTTATTTGAGTATTATTtgctaaattaatttaatcttCAGCTTATAATAGAGTATTCGAGGAGGTTGTCTTCCAAGGAGGTACTTATAAGACTAAACGAATTCACTTAAGAAGTCATTTAAGCTTACATAATTGGCTTagaatttttctttgattttcctTCAACTtggaaaactttgttatttttgtccAAATGGGctatttattcattcatttaaataaaatagttcgaatatatacatatatgtaaccaACAAAGCTATATAAatgtattgttttaattttcttaacatTAACACATTTTCCGCAATATAGATAATACTTCAAAACTATCGGAACCAGCATCTCCAGTAGCATCTGTTGCGTCCGCTGATATTGCTGCCGAGTTTGCCGCACTCACCGCAGAAGAGCAAGAGAAGCAACGGGCCGAATGGAGTCAAGTATATTGCCGTTATTAATGTCAAGGAGTTGATCGGAAAAACTTTCTTAGTACATTATGTAAACAGAGAATTGATATTACATTGAAGTAGTTctgatttttaacaaaattgtacTAAGATATTTTTCTTGTCCCTCAAGGAGTAGGTGAATATGTAACTTACAGATTTTTTTGTAGGAACTTGCTCGCGTTGAAGAGGAAATAAATACATTGCGTACAGTACTGGCATCGAAAACGCGACATGCCTCAGATTTGAAACGCAAACTGGGGATCACTATGTGGAAAGAGATTACGGACGATATGAATCAGGGCCTGAAGAATGTTaaagaaagctctgtgtaagtttgtttatacactccattTGCCATTTTATTGTGAACTTCATGTGACTGTATGTGAATCATCTCTTTATCGGATCCTTTTTTATAAAGGATGATAAAGCAACATGCTCCTAGTTATGGGAAGTTCAGAGATGTTATTGATTACTGTTACTGTGTATTCACGTTGagatacaattaaaataaaaaaaaataatgatatacttatgtacctATGTATTATATTGTGCGTTCGCTTGAAGTtcctaataaaatgcaaaaatgttaaatattttatagtgctACGAAGTGAATGagaatacatacatgcatatacatatatttttgtagcttgttcttttttaatgaatttaaaatattttacctacatatattcacgttgtgtaaaaatacatgtttatatttattctgATCAAACAGATATAATACGAtgaaaatcacatttgtttataaaacaattttagtcTTTCAATTAAATTAGTAAGTAACTATTTTGTATACctgtaaataaattgtatagTGTAAATCGTTTCCattgtagtattttttttattaaatctcaTCAaatgatgtatgtacatatatacatatatacatatgtacatacatatatttgctgataaaaaaattatcctgATTAAGTTTATGGATTTATCTATTTGATTCTCGTACATCATTTTTAGAttgatttaatattattatttttattacttttttggttgtattttaagttttcaaagTGTTGAACAAAGTGTTGGCAATCTTACGAAGGCCGTGCATGATGCCCCAATGTAAGTAAAGCTTtcgattatttcactttttatctTGTCGTTGTCGTCTTTcatgtattgtatatatttattttattaaatacatatttttatcatATTAACACTAATATTGATTTATAAAACCCGTTAACTCTGAAAATTCCAATTacctttataaataaataatttatgaacaAGTTCAATATCGATTGTGCTTACAcaacaagtacatatgtatgtatattcaaattgtAATTGTTGTAAAGTGATTTTTCTATACTGAAATATGTACGACTGTATTGAAAaggtttaataattttcaaatgttgtGTATTTTCTTTTGTCATATAGCTTTCAACGTACCGAATCGGTGCTCAAGTCCACATCGGAAAAGACCGCTTCAGTATTTGGTAGTATAACTAGCGGCATAACTTCAAAATTCTCACAAATGAAAAACTCGGATTCGATGCGTTCGATTGAAGAGAAGGTTGGCTCAGCCTATGAGAATGTTAAAGTAAGCTATGAACACAACAATTTTTTGTGCCAACCCCATGCGGTAactataaactattttttattcctacttatcaaattaaaaacacaatttttcttttcaattaacTTGCCCTTTACTTTATACTTAGATAAGTCAAACATAAAACACCTGGgacttaacattttttcttaaaattattaataacttcctattgttttaatatatccTGTGCATTTATTCAATGTGTTTAGAGTTGGAAATTAATCCATTGAATgctatgtttttattgttttttttttcaggtacacatttttacaaacaataaa from Bactrocera tryoni isolate S06 chromosome 3, CSIRO_BtryS06_freeze2, whole genome shotgun sequence harbors:
- the LOC120770282 gene encoding tumor protein D52 isoform X6 — translated: MEDHNTSKLSEPASPVASVASADIAAEFAALTAEEQEKQRAEWSQELARVEEEINTLRTVLASKTRHASDLKRKLGITMWKEITDDMNQGLKNVKESSVFQSVEQSVGNLTKAVHDAPIFQRTESVLKSTSEKTASVFGSITSGITSKFSQMKNSDSMRSIEEKVGSAYENVKTRVSTSRSGSINSFPDALNENNSSSGLNSPTESITK
- the LOC120770282 gene encoding uncharacterized protein LOC120770282 isoform X1, which produces MTDSEPVSLEFIEDPYLPKLDNITTPSLDEDTELDDQLVDLADWTNETEQYLRDLTLDQIFYDVDSDYTNTLELQAVETEFIATKLANQLPSTSIAKRFRLRFFTKRSMREVKVTFIDFSKPYLAKISSSENYKKFLNIGSTITKDNTSKLSEPASPVASVASADIAAEFAALTAEEQEKQRAEWSQELARVEEEINTLRTVLASKTRHASDLKRKLGITMWKEITDDMNQGLKNVKESSVFQSVEQSVGNLTKAVHDAPIFQRTESVLKSTSEKTASVFGSITSGITSKFSQMKNSDSMRSIEEKVGSAYENVKVSYEHNNFLCQPHATRVSTSRSGSINSFPDALNENNSSSGLNSPTESITK
- the LOC120770282 gene encoding tumor protein D52 isoform X7, with the translated sequence MEDHNTSKLSEPASPVASVASADIAAEFAALTAEEQEKQRAEWSQELARVEEEINTLRTVLASKTRHASDLKRKLGITMWKEITDDMNQGLKNVKESSVFQRTESVLKSTSEKTASVFGSITSGITSKFSQMKNSDSMRSIEEKVGSAYENVKVSYEHNNFLCQPHATRVSTSRSGSINSFPDALNENNSSSGLNSPTESITK
- the LOC120770282 gene encoding tumor protein D52 isoform X4, yielding MTDSEPVSLEFIEDPYLPKLDNITTPSLDEDTELDDQLVDLADWTNETEQYLRDLTLDQIFYDVDSDYTNTLELQAVETEFIATKLANQLPSTSIAKRFRLRFFTKRSMREVKVTFIDFSKPYLAKISSSENYKKFLNIGSTITKDNTSKLSEPASPVASVASADIAAEFAALTAEEQEKQRAEWSQELARVEEEINTLRTVLASKTRHASDLKRKLGITMWKEITDDMNQGLKNVKESSVFQRTESVLKSTSEKTASVFGSITSGITSKFSQMKNSDSMRSIEEKVGSAYENVKTRVSTSRSGSINSFPDALNENNSSSGLNSPTESITK
- the LOC120770282 gene encoding tumor protein D54 isoform X2; amino-acid sequence: MTDSEPVSLEFIEDPYLPKLDNITTPSLDEDTELDDQLVDLADWTNETEQYLRDLTLDQIFYDVDSDYTNTLELQAVETEFIATKLANQLPSTSIAKRFRLRFFTKRSMREVKVTFIDFSKPYLAKISSSENYKKFLNIGSTITKDNTSKLSEPASPVASVASADIAAEFAALTAEEQEKQRAEWSQELARVEEEINTLRTVLASKTRHASDLKRKLGITMWKEITDDMNQGLKNVKESSVFQSVEQSVGNLTKAVHDAPIFQRTESVLKSTSEKTASVFGSITSGITSKFSQMKNSDSMRSIEEKVGSAYENVKTRVSTSRSGSINSFPDALNENNSSSGLNSPTESITK
- the LOC120770282 gene encoding tumor protein D52 isoform X8: MEDLSYNRVFEEVVFQGDNTSKLSEPASPVASVASADIAAEFAALTAEEQEKQRAEWSQELARVEEEINTLRTVLASKTRHASDLKRKLGITMWKEITDDMNQGLKNVKESSVFQRTESVLKSTSEKTASVFGSITSGITSKFSQMKNSDSMRSIEEKVGSAYENVKTRVSTSRSGSINSFPDALNENNSSSGLNSPTESITK
- the LOC120770282 gene encoding tumor protein D52 isoform X9 → MEDHNTSKLSEPASPVASVASADIAAEFAALTAEEQEKQRAEWSQELARVEEEINTLRTVLASKTRHASDLKRKLGITMWKEITDDMNQGLKNVKESSVFQRTESVLKSTSEKTASVFGSITSGITSKFSQMKNSDSMRSIEEKVGSAYENVKTRVSTSRSGSINSFPDALNENNSSSGLNSPTESITK
- the LOC120770282 gene encoding tumor protein D54 isoform X5, whose protein sequence is MEDHNTSKLSEPASPVASVASADIAAEFAALTAEEQEKQRAEWSQELARVEEEINTLRTVLASKTRHASDLKRKLGITMWKEITDDMNQGLKNVKESSVFQSVEQSVGNLTKAVHDAPIFQRTESVLKSTSEKTASVFGSITSGITSKFSQMKNSDSMRSIEEKVGSAYENVKVSYEHNNFLCQPHATRVSTSRSGSINSFPDALNENNSSSGLNSPTESITK
- the LOC120770282 gene encoding uncharacterized protein LOC120770282 isoform X3, producing the protein MTDSEPVSLEFIEDPYLPKLDNITTPSLDEDTELDDQLVDLADWTNETEQYLRDLTLDQIFYDVDSDYTNTLELQAVETEFIATKLANQLPSTSIAKRFRLRFFTKRSMREVKVTFIDFSKPYLAKISSSENYKKFLNIGSTITKDNTSKLSEPASPVASVASADIAAEFAALTAEEQEKQRAEWSQELARVEEEINTLRTVLASKTRHASDLKRKLGITMWKEITDDMNQGLKNVKESSVFQRTESVLKSTSEKTASVFGSITSGITSKFSQMKNSDSMRSIEEKVGSAYENVKVSYEHNNFLCQPHATRVSTSRSGSINSFPDALNENNSSSGLNSPTESITK